One window from the genome of bacterium encodes:
- a CDS encoding class I SAM-dependent methyltransferase, with amino-acid sequence MVKCPICKSRSRLIWKEKKHKVFRCKNCKIAFLYPIPESSEKIYNRKYFENWYLRYYDERKRYFEKLFNNKLKNYLPEQGKILDVGCGVGIFLDIVKEKNYDVYGQDISPFAVEYCRKKGFNIFDKPLPEISLPENFFDIITIFDVIAHLGNPVEYIKICKRILKPGGILIIKTPYQPNYLFFLANILSFTGKSKGLLHIPAQIFHFSYKTFEYMSKNFNFSKIFMFNIREFFPDIISISLLKKFVLNEKSIIFIAKK; translated from the coding sequence ATGGTAAAATGTCCAATTTGTAAAAGTAGAAGTCGGTTAATATGGAAAGAAAAAAAACATAAGGTTTTTAGATGTAAAAATTGTAAAATTGCTTTTTTATATCCAATACCAGAAAGTAGTGAAAAAATATATAACAGAAAATACTTTGAAAATTGGTATTTGAGATATTATGATGAAAGGAAAAGATATTTTGAAAAATTATTTAATAATAAATTAAAAAATTACTTGCCTGAGCAAGGAAAAATACTTGATGTTGGCTGTGGAGTTGGGATTTTTTTAGATATAGTGAAAGAAAAAAATTATGATGTTTATGGGCAGGATATTTCTCCATTTGCTGTTGAATATTGTAGAAAAAAAGGTTTTAATATTTTTGACAAACCATTGCCAGAGATAAGTTTACCTGAAAACTTTTTTGATATTATTACAATATTTGATGTAATTGCTCATTTAGGAAATCCTGTTGAATATATTAAAATATGTAAAAGAATTTTAAAACCAGGGGGTATTTTAATAATCAAAACTCCTTACCAACCAAATTATCTTTTCTTTCTTGCTAATATTTTATCGTTTACAGGAAAAAGTAAAGGGCTATTACATATTCCCGCTCAGATTTTCCATTTTAGTTATAAAACATTTGAATATATGAGCAAAAACTTTAACTTTTCAAAAATTTTTATGTTTAATATTAGAGAATTTTTCCCAGATATTATTTCTATTTCTCTTTTGAAAAAATTTGTTTTAAATGAAAAGTCAATAATTTTTATTGCTAAAAAATGA